In one window of Nocardiopsis aegyptia DNA:
- the glnA gene encoding type I glutamate--ammonia ligase, translating to MFSSISEVLDFIRDEDVKFLDVRFTDLFGGVNHVTLPIENVDESTFKDGQMFDGSSIRGFQAIHESDMLLLPDLSTGVVDPFRKHKTLNMTFFVHDPLTLESYSRDPRNVARKAEAYLASSGVADTAFFGPEAEFYIFDDVKFETRSNTGFYEIDSIEGAWNTGSALEGGNRGYRPRYKGGYFPVEPVDHYSDLRSDMVRTLIDSGVEVELQHHEVGTAGQAEIGIRFGTLLQQADKVQLYKYIVKNVANAAGKTATFMPKPLFGDNGSGMHCHQSLWKDGEPLFFDESGYGQLSDTARYYIGGLLKHASALLAFTNPTVNSYHRLVPGYEAPINLVYSQRNRSACIRLPLTGSNPKAKRIEFRVPDPSANPYLAFSAMMMAGLDGIKNKIEPPEPIDKDLYELPPAEAQAIKTVPASLDEALEALEADHEFLLEGGVFTKDLLETYIDFKRTEEIDSLRLRPHPREFELYYDI from the coding sequence TTGTTCAGCAGCATCAGCGAGGTGCTCGACTTTATCCGAGACGAGGACGTCAAGTTCCTCGACGTCCGGTTCACGGACCTGTTCGGGGGCGTGAACCACGTCACCCTCCCGATCGAGAACGTCGACGAGTCGACGTTCAAGGACGGCCAGATGTTCGACGGGTCGTCGATCCGCGGCTTCCAGGCCATCCACGAGTCCGACATGCTGCTGCTCCCCGACCTGAGCACTGGCGTCGTGGACCCGTTCCGCAAGCACAAGACGCTGAACATGACGTTCTTCGTCCACGACCCGCTCACGCTGGAGTCCTACAGCCGCGACCCCCGCAACGTCGCGCGCAAGGCCGAGGCCTACCTCGCCAGCTCCGGCGTCGCCGACACCGCGTTCTTCGGCCCCGAGGCCGAGTTCTACATCTTCGACGACGTCAAGTTCGAGACCCGCTCGAACACCGGCTTCTACGAGATCGACTCCATCGAGGGCGCCTGGAACACCGGTTCCGCGCTCGAGGGCGGCAACCGCGGCTACCGTCCGCGCTACAAGGGCGGCTACTTCCCCGTCGAGCCGGTCGACCACTACAGCGACCTGCGCTCCGACATGGTCCGCACCCTCATCGACTCCGGCGTCGAGGTCGAGCTCCAGCACCACGAGGTCGGCACCGCCGGCCAGGCCGAGATCGGCATCCGCTTCGGCACGCTGCTCCAGCAGGCCGACAAGGTTCAGCTGTACAAGTACATCGTCAAGAACGTCGCCAACGCGGCGGGCAAGACGGCCACGTTCATGCCCAAGCCGCTCTTCGGGGACAACGGCTCCGGCATGCACTGCCACCAGAGCCTGTGGAAGGACGGCGAGCCGCTGTTCTTCGACGAGTCCGGCTACGGCCAGCTCTCCGACACGGCCCGCTACTACATCGGCGGCCTGCTCAAGCACGCCTCCGCGCTGCTGGCCTTCACCAACCCGACGGTGAACTCCTACCACCGCCTGGTGCCCGGCTACGAGGCCCCGATCAACCTGGTCTACAGCCAGCGCAACCGCTCGGCCTGCATCCGCCTGCCGCTGACCGGGTCGAACCCGAAGGCCAAGCGCATCGAGTTCCGCGTGCCGGACCCCTCGGCCAACCCGTACCTGGCCTTCTCGGCCATGATGATGGCGGGCCTGGACGGCATCAAGAACAAGATCGAGCCGCCGGAGCCGATCGACAAGGACCTGTACGAGCTTCCCCCGGCGGAGGCCCAGGCCATCAAGACCGTCCCGGCGTCGCTGGACGAGGCCCTGGAGGCCCTGGAGGCCGACCACGAGTTCCTGCTCGAGGGCGGCGTGTTCACCAAGGACCTCCTGGAGACCTACATCGACTTCAAGCGCACGGAGGAGATCGACTCCCTGCGTCTGCGTCCGCACCCGCGCGAGTTCGAGCTCTACTACGACATCTAA
- a CDS encoding RDD family protein, whose amino-acid sequence MTDKRRSGTGAADPDDDFRYRGNRLGLPESGSGSVPGVGRRLVGLALDWTLALLIAWGAYGAGLIGAGISVPEAATTLIGNTALVVFAAMNILLLTLFGTTVGRRIVGVGITATGERSWPWFVSMAVRTVLLCLVIPAVIYDRDTRGLHDRAAGTVATRF is encoded by the coding sequence ATGACTGACAAGCGCCGGAGCGGCACCGGGGCCGCGGATCCCGACGACGACTTCCGCTACCGGGGCAACCGGCTGGGCCTGCCGGAGTCCGGAAGCGGATCCGTGCCCGGCGTCGGCCGCCGCCTGGTCGGCCTCGCCCTCGACTGGACCCTGGCCCTGCTGATCGCCTGGGGCGCCTACGGCGCGGGGCTCATCGGCGCCGGGATCTCCGTCCCGGAAGCGGCCACGACGTTGATCGGCAACACCGCGCTGGTGGTGTTCGCGGCGATGAACATCCTCCTGCTCACCCTGTTCGGCACCACCGTCGGCCGCCGCATCGTCGGCGTGGGCATCACCGCCACGGGCGAGCGCTCCTGGCCGTGGTTCGTGTCGATGGCCGTGCGCACAGTGCTGTTGTGCCTGGTGATCCCGGCCGTCATCTACGACAGGGACACCCGCGGGCTGCACGACCGGGCCGCCGGGACCGTCGCCACCCGCTTCTGA
- a CDS encoding LCP family protein, which yields MAGKRSAPRPSGLLRAARLSTGQWVACVATALAIIASLGGYTWYQGIVGNITTAQVDTDQWDRPTSVEGVMNILIIGSDVRSGENAEYGDAEGERPDTMLIASVNVDSGAATLVNLPRDLVVDLPGCEPSEGHQGMSAQSGMLNSAMTFGGVGCQWSTVEQVTGVHLDHFVMMDFGGFKDIVDAVGGVEMCVPEPIEDPKAHLSLDAGLQTLNGEDSLGFVRSRYGQGDGSDLSRIERQQEFMGAMLRQVLSSDVMASPVTVTNFLGAVTDSITTDEDLTIDTMADIAISMREVDLERVQFVTVPNGQHPADPNRIIMSDAAPALFEAVNNGTLMPEEEEEEDAGGEEAEAAPEPSEISVEVLNNTGIEGLAGEVEGVLLGEGYTVTGTGNPTERLPAATTVYYAPGEEAAADLLAGSLDQAATEEVAGLEQTLELVIGADWTGFADDGSEVSVTEDLGGSTAADDGQSAC from the coding sequence ATGGCTGGCAAACGCTCCGCCCCTCGCCCCTCGGGCCTCCTGAGGGCCGCCCGACTGTCCACCGGCCAGTGGGTCGCCTGCGTGGCCACCGCGCTGGCCATCATCGCGAGCCTGGGCGGCTACACCTGGTACCAGGGCATCGTCGGCAACATCACCACCGCGCAGGTGGACACCGACCAGTGGGACCGCCCGACCAGCGTCGAGGGCGTGATGAACATCCTCATCATCGGCTCCGACGTGCGCTCCGGTGAGAACGCCGAGTACGGCGACGCCGAGGGGGAGCGCCCCGACACCATGCTCATCGCCAGCGTCAACGTCGACAGCGGCGCGGCCACGCTGGTCAACCTGCCCCGCGACCTGGTCGTCGACCTGCCCGGCTGTGAGCCCTCCGAGGGGCACCAGGGCATGAGCGCGCAGAGCGGCATGCTCAACTCCGCGATGACCTTCGGGGGCGTCGGCTGCCAGTGGAGCACGGTCGAGCAGGTGACCGGCGTGCACCTGGACCACTTCGTCATGATGGACTTCGGCGGCTTCAAGGACATCGTGGACGCCGTCGGCGGCGTGGAGATGTGCGTGCCCGAGCCGATCGAGGACCCCAAGGCCCACCTGTCCCTGGACGCGGGCCTCCAGACGCTCAACGGCGAGGACTCCCTGGGCTTCGTGCGCTCGCGCTACGGACAGGGCGACGGCAGCGACCTGTCCCGGATCGAGCGCCAGCAGGAGTTCATGGGCGCCATGCTCCGCCAGGTACTCAGCAGCGACGTGATGGCCAGCCCCGTGACCGTCACGAACTTCCTGGGCGCCGTCACCGACTCGATCACCACCGACGAGGACCTGACCATCGACACCATGGCCGACATCGCCATCTCCATGCGCGAGGTCGACCTGGAGCGGGTCCAGTTCGTCACCGTCCCCAACGGCCAGCACCCGGCCGACCCCAACCGCATCATCATGAGCGACGCCGCCCCGGCGCTGTTCGAGGCGGTCAACAACGGCACCCTCATGCCCGAGGAGGAAGAGGAGGAGGACGCGGGCGGCGAGGAGGCCGAGGCGGCCCCGGAGCCCTCCGAGATCTCCGTGGAGGTCCTCAACAACACGGGTATCGAGGGCCTGGCCGGCGAGGTCGAGGGCGTGCTGCTCGGCGAGGGCTACACGGTCACGGGGACGGGCAACCCCACCGAGCGCCTCCCCGCGGCCACCACCGTGTACTACGCGCCGGGCGAGGAGGCCGCGGCGGACCTGCTGGCCGGTTCCCTTGACCAGGCCGCGACCGAGGAGGTCGCGGGTCTGGAGCAGACCCTCGAACTGGTCATCGGCGCGGACTGGACCGGATTCGCCGACGACGGGTCCGAGGTGTCGGTCACCGAGGACCTGGGCGGGTCCACCGCCGCGGACGACGGGCAGAGCGCCTGCTGA
- a CDS encoding LCP family protein — protein MSLGQWSACGATGLLIAACLTAYGMYSDALSIDTEAVDPDGWGDRPDQVEGLHNILLLGTDERAGDNAEFSEEHGIRPDVLVIVSIDADNGGVTMVNLPRDLIVELPACDAVGDYPGWAGGADQLNHAMFYGGMDCQGNAVETITGVHLEHIVAVDFAGFADIVNTIGGVEMCVPEPINDPKAHLELEAGEQRLNGEQALGLARSRASTEFGSDLNRIENQQRLMGAIMREVTSGDILSSPTTLYSFIDAVTDSLVTDDDLTVDKMRELAVAVREVDLEQMTMVTVPVVEHPADANKLAFEEPAAQELLAAVAAGEVQAEEEDTGGDAEAEEDAEAPVDPSDVSVRILNGTAVNGLAADVEPLLVQEGFTVTGRGNPETRVPETTTVYHGPGQEAEAELLASALTSATTEEVPDLEGEALELVMIQADWGPVVGLGGGSDGGGEGTGDGGALDGLDTSTAAEDEVTCS, from the coding sequence ATGAGCCTGGGCCAGTGGTCGGCCTGCGGGGCGACCGGGCTGCTGATCGCCGCCTGCCTGACCGCCTACGGCATGTACAGCGACGCCCTGAGCATCGACACCGAGGCGGTCGACCCCGACGGCTGGGGCGACCGGCCCGACCAGGTGGAGGGGCTGCACAACATCCTCCTGCTCGGCACCGACGAGCGCGCCGGCGACAACGCGGAATTCAGCGAGGAGCACGGCATCCGTCCCGATGTCCTCGTGATCGTCAGCATCGACGCCGACAACGGCGGCGTGACCATGGTCAACCTGCCGCGCGACCTCATCGTCGAGCTGCCGGCCTGCGACGCGGTGGGCGACTACCCCGGTTGGGCGGGCGGTGCGGACCAGCTCAACCACGCCATGTTCTACGGCGGCATGGACTGCCAGGGCAACGCCGTGGAGACCATCACGGGCGTGCACCTGGAGCACATCGTGGCGGTGGACTTCGCGGGCTTCGCGGACATCGTGAACACCATCGGGGGCGTGGAGATGTGCGTGCCCGAGCCGATCAACGACCCCAAGGCCCACCTGGAGCTGGAGGCCGGGGAGCAGCGGCTCAACGGCGAGCAGGCGCTCGGACTGGCCCGCTCACGGGCCAGCACGGAGTTCGGCAGCGACCTGAACCGCATCGAGAACCAGCAGCGGCTGATGGGCGCCATCATGCGCGAGGTCACCAGCGGTGACATCCTCTCCAGCCCCACCACGCTCTACAGCTTCATCGACGCGGTCACCGACAGCCTCGTGACCGACGACGACCTCACCGTGGACAAGATGCGCGAGCTGGCCGTCGCCGTGCGCGAGGTCGATCTCGAACAGATGACCATGGTCACGGTGCCGGTCGTGGAACACCCGGCCGACGCCAACAAGCTGGCCTTCGAGGAACCCGCCGCCCAGGAACTGCTCGCCGCCGTGGCCGCCGGCGAGGTCCAGGCCGAGGAGGAGGACACGGGCGGGGACGCCGAGGCCGAGGAGGACGCCGAGGCGCCGGTCGATCCCTCGGACGTGTCGGTGCGGATCCTCAACGGTACGGCCGTGAACGGGCTCGCCGCCGATGTCGAGCCGCTGCTGGTCCAGGAGGGCTTCACCGTGACCGGCCGGGGCAACCCGGAGACCCGCGTCCCCGAGACGACCACGGTCTACCACGGCCCCGGGCAGGAGGCCGAGGCCGAGCTGCTCGCCTCCGCGCTGACGTCCGCGACGACCGAGGAGGTCCCGGATCTGGAGGGCGAGGCCCTCGAACTGGTGATGATCCAGGCGGACTGGGGGCCGGTCGTCGGCCTGGGCGGCGGGTCGGACGGCGGTGGTGAGGGCACGGGCGACGGCGGCGCGCTGGACGGCCTGGACACGAGCACCGCGGCCGAGGACGAGGTCACCTGTAGCTGA
- a CDS encoding DUF2975 domain-containing protein produces the protein MGVLTSLRWSKPDNLIAHVVLVVSIVGTGLLGLFQLVWITPLLSAGGAGPMNTVTVFRPDGVPEPRVAAATSGQDVTVTGTGQMVIEFHEPTTLERFLLVAPALLGVVATLVVLVMVHRLITSLDRGEPFVPANARRVYVIALTVLIGSVALPMVATVCGNALRAGALESDAFAFHFVVFGEGGISPALLFTGFLLAALAEVFRRGTRLRADVEGLV, from the coding sequence ATGGGTGTGCTCACCTCGCTGCGCTGGTCCAAGCCCGACAACCTCATCGCCCACGTCGTCCTCGTCGTCTCCATCGTGGGCACGGGTCTGCTGGGGCTCTTCCAGCTCGTGTGGATCACCCCGCTGCTCTCGGCGGGCGGCGCGGGGCCGATGAACACCGTCACCGTCTTCCGGCCGGACGGGGTGCCGGAGCCCCGGGTCGCCGCCGCGACCAGCGGCCAGGACGTGACGGTGACCGGCACCGGCCAGATGGTGATCGAGTTCCACGAGCCCACCACGCTGGAGCGGTTCCTGCTCGTGGCCCCCGCCCTGCTGGGCGTCGTCGCCACCCTGGTGGTCCTGGTCATGGTCCACCGGCTCATCACGAGCCTGGACCGGGGCGAGCCCTTCGTCCCGGCGAACGCGCGCCGTGTGTACGTCATCGCGCTGACCGTGCTCATCGGATCCGTGGCGCTCCCGATGGTCGCGACCGTCTGCGGGAACGCGCTCCGGGCCGGGGCGCTGGAGTCCGACGCGTTCGCCTTCCACTTCGTCGTGTTCGGCGAGGGCGGGATCTCGCCCGCCCTGCTCTTCACCGGCTTCCTCCTGGCCGCGCTGGCCGAGGTGTTCCGACGCGGCACCCGGCTGCGCGCGGACGTCGAAGGGCTGGTCTGA
- a CDS encoding helix-turn-helix domain-containing protein encodes MPPEEAAGIRVNLDKVLAERGITLTELAQRVGVTVVNLSVLKNGRARAIRFSTLAALCRELDCKPGDLLDYEEEE; translated from the coding sequence ATGCCGCCGGAGGAGGCCGCGGGCATCCGGGTCAACCTGGACAAGGTGCTCGCCGAACGGGGGATCACCCTCACCGAGCTGGCCCAGCGGGTGGGCGTCACCGTCGTCAACCTGTCGGTGCTCAAGAACGGCCGCGCCCGCGCGATCCGCTTCTCCACCCTGGCCGCGCTGTGCCGCGAGCTGGACTGCAAGCCCGGCGACCTCCTCGACTACGAGGAAGAGGAGTGA
- a CDS encoding DUF4191 domain-containing protein, with product MAKKPSSQTTSGKDGAEKQPGRLKQIGMVAKVVHQQSPKSIPLAAAVAVVILAVAVGIGIWTGSWIIWTLTGIPLAFLVGFIIFTRSAQRVQYKMLDGRLGAGMAILENMRGNWVVEPGVAANKQMDVVHRVVGRPGVVLVGEGDPGRLRGLIAAEKKRVSRVAMDTPIYDFKVGNGEDQVPVSKLQRALVKLPRNLDKAGTAELNYRLKALPAAMQMPKGPIPKGAKMPKGMRGKMGG from the coding sequence ATGGCGAAAAAGCCCAGTTCCCAGACGACGTCCGGCAAGGACGGGGCCGAGAAGCAGCCTGGCCGGCTCAAGCAGATCGGCATGGTCGCCAAGGTCGTCCACCAGCAGAGCCCCAAGAGCATCCCGCTGGCCGCCGCCGTCGCGGTGGTCATCCTCGCCGTCGCCGTCGGTATCGGGATCTGGACCGGCTCGTGGATCATCTGGACGCTCACCGGTATCCCGCTGGCCTTCCTGGTCGGATTCATCATCTTCACCCGCTCGGCGCAGCGCGTGCAGTACAAGATGCTGGACGGCCGCCTGGGCGCGGGCATGGCGATCCTGGAGAACATGCGCGGCAACTGGGTCGTCGAGCCCGGTGTGGCCGCCAACAAGCAGATGGACGTCGTGCACCGCGTGGTGGGCCGTCCGGGCGTGGTGCTGGTCGGCGAGGGCGACCCCGGCCGCCTGCGCGGGCTGATCGCGGCCGAGAAGAAGCGCGTCTCGCGGGTGGCGATGGACACGCCCATCTACGACTTCAAGGTCGGCAACGGCGAGGACCAGGTGCCGGTGTCCAAGCTCCAGCGCGCGCTGGTCAAGTTGCCCCGGAACCTGGACAAGGCCGGAACGGCCGAGCTGAACTACCGGCTCAAGGCGCTGCCCGCCGCGATGCAGATGCCCAAGGGCCCCATCCCCAAGGGCGCGAAGATGCCCAAGGGCATGCGCGGCAAGATGGGCGGCTAG
- the lipA gene encoding lipoyl synthase, with translation MTIAPEGRKLLRVEARNSETPIEKKPPWIKIKAHMGPEYTELHSLVKSEGLHTVCQEAGCPNIYECWEDREATFLIGGDQCTRRCDFCQIATGKPTALDRMEPTKVATSVKKMELRYATVTGVARDDLEDGGAWLYAETVRKIHELNPDTGVELLIPDFNADPDQLAEVFGSRPEVLAHNVETVPRIFKRIRPGFRYERSLDVITQARADDLVTKSNLILGMGETREEISQAMRDLHEAGCDLLTITQYLRPSKLHHPIDRWVKPEEFVELGQEAEEIGFAGVMSGPLVRSSYRAGRLYKQAREKRDAELTAAQNKA, from the coding sequence TTGACCATCGCTCCTGAGGGCCGCAAGCTGCTGCGCGTCGAGGCGCGCAACAGCGAGACCCCCATCGAGAAGAAGCCGCCGTGGATCAAGATCAAGGCGCACATGGGGCCCGAGTACACCGAGCTCCACTCCTTGGTCAAGAGCGAGGGCCTGCACACGGTGTGCCAGGAGGCCGGATGTCCCAACATCTACGAGTGCTGGGAGGACCGCGAGGCCACGTTCCTCATCGGCGGTGACCAGTGCACCCGGCGCTGCGACTTCTGCCAGATCGCCACCGGCAAGCCCACCGCGCTCGACCGCATGGAGCCGACCAAGGTCGCCACCTCCGTCAAGAAGATGGAGCTGCGCTACGCGACCGTCACCGGTGTGGCGCGCGACGACCTGGAGGACGGCGGGGCCTGGCTCTACGCCGAGACGGTCCGCAAGATCCACGAGCTCAACCCGGACACCGGCGTCGAGCTGCTCATCCCGGACTTCAACGCCGACCCCGACCAGCTGGCCGAGGTCTTCGGGTCCCGCCCCGAGGTGCTCGCGCACAACGTCGAGACGGTGCCGCGGATCTTCAAGCGCATCCGGCCCGGATTCCGCTACGAGCGCTCCCTGGACGTCATCACCCAGGCTCGCGCGGACGACCTGGTGACCAAGTCGAACCTGATCCTGGGCATGGGCGAGACCCGTGAGGAGATCAGCCAGGCGATGCGCGACCTGCACGAGGCCGGCTGCGACCTGCTGACCATCACCCAGTACCTGCGGCCCTCCAAGCTGCACCATCCGATCGACCGCTGGGTGAAGCCGGAGGAGTTCGTGGAGCTGGGCCAGGAGGCCGAGGAGATCGGCTTCGCCGGGGTCATGTCCGGCCCGCTGGTGCGCTCCTCCTACCGCGCCGGCCGCCTGTACAAGCAGGCGCGCGAGAAGCGGGACGCCGAGCTGACCGCCGCGCAGAACAAGGCATAA
- the lipB gene encoding lipoyl(octanoyl) transferase LipB: protein MSDLVYAWLGDGPVPYHEGWDLQKRLHERRVADEVADTVLLLEHEPVYTAGKRTGRWDRPTSDPGAPVVDIDRGGKITWHGPGQLTVYPIVKLADPIDVIAYVRMLEEAILRTIAEYGLTGKRVEGRTGVWLDADPERGLIERKVAAIGCRIARGVGMHGLALNCDNDLTWYDRIVPCGISDAGVTTLSAELGRPVTVADVRPRVERHLADVLGATEYSHTDGTALLAGAAA, encoded by the coding sequence GTGAGTGATCTCGTTTACGCATGGCTGGGCGACGGACCCGTCCCCTATCACGAGGGCTGGGACCTGCAGAAGCGGCTCCACGAGCGCCGCGTCGCCGACGAAGTGGCCGACACGGTCCTGCTCCTCGAACACGAACCCGTGTACACGGCGGGCAAGCGCACCGGGAGGTGGGATCGTCCCACCTCCGACCCGGGTGCTCCCGTCGTGGACATCGACCGGGGCGGAAAGATCACCTGGCACGGGCCGGGTCAGCTCACGGTGTACCCCATCGTGAAGCTCGCCGACCCGATCGACGTGATCGCCTACGTGCGCATGCTGGAGGAGGCGATCCTCCGCACGATCGCGGAGTACGGCCTGACCGGCAAGCGCGTCGAGGGCCGCACGGGCGTGTGGCTGGACGCCGATCCCGAGCGCGGGCTCATCGAGCGCAAGGTCGCCGCGATCGGCTGCCGTATCGCCCGCGGGGTCGGTATGCACGGACTCGCGTTGAACTGCGACAATGATCTGACGTGGTACGACCGGATCGTCCCCTGCGGGATCTCCGACGCCGGCGTCACCACGCTCTCGGCCGAGTTGGGCCGTCCGGTGACCGTCGCCGACGTGCGCCCGCGCGTGGAACGCCACCTGGCCGACGTCCTCGGCGCGACGGAGTACAGCCACACCGACGGCACGGCGCTGCTCGCCGGTGCCGCCGCCTGA
- a CDS encoding TIGR01777 family oxidoreductase — protein sequence MRVAITGASGLIGGALCAALLDGGHSVVRVVRHPPRGGRVPCVEEAEWRPEQGRVDTVALHDVDAVVHLAGEPAHRVPWSRHRRAQIRRSRVRGTRVLSRALASMPSPPPRLLSASGAYYYGDTGGEVATEASPPGTGFLSGMCQAWEAATGPAEEAGLSVAHLRTSVVLGRSGGLLRSLVPLYRAGLGGRLGSGAQYMSWISLRDQVDAILFLLERPEITGPVNLCAPEPVSNAAFTEALGRALGRPTLVPLPATALRATMGDLAEESALLDLRVVPERLLAAGYSFRLPTIDSALSDILPRPAPRSGA from the coding sequence ATGAGAGTGGCGATCACGGGGGCCTCCGGCCTCATCGGCGGCGCGCTGTGCGCGGCCCTGCTCGACGGGGGCCACAGCGTCGTGCGCGTGGTGCGCCATCCGCCCCGGGGAGGCCGTGTGCCCTGTGTGGAGGAGGCCGAGTGGCGGCCGGAGCAGGGGCGCGTGGACACCGTGGCCCTGCACGACGTCGACGCGGTGGTGCACCTGGCCGGCGAACCCGCCCACCGGGTCCCCTGGTCGCGGCACCGGCGGGCACAGATCCGCCGCAGCAGGGTCAGGGGGACGCGGGTGCTGTCGCGGGCCCTGGCCTCGATGCCCTCCCCTCCCCCGCGCCTGCTGTCGGCGTCGGGCGCCTACTACTACGGGGACACCGGCGGCGAGGTCGCCACCGAGGCCAGCCCTCCGGGCACCGGCTTCCTCTCCGGGATGTGCCAGGCCTGGGAGGCGGCCACCGGACCCGCGGAGGAGGCCGGGCTGTCGGTGGCGCACCTGCGCACCTCCGTGGTGCTGGGCCGCTCGGGCGGGCTGCTCAGGTCGCTGGTCCCGCTGTACCGGGCCGGCCTGGGCGGGCGCCTGGGGTCGGGGGCCCAGTACATGAGCTGGATCTCGCTGCGCGACCAGGTCGACGCGATCCTGTTCCTGCTGGAGCGGCCGGAGATCACCGGACCGGTGAACCTGTGCGCGCCCGAGCCGGTGAGCAACGCCGCCTTCACCGAGGCGCTGGGCCGCGCACTGGGCCGCCCGACCCTGGTGCCGCTCCCGGCCACGGCGCTGCGGGCGACGATGGGCGACCTGGCGGAGGAGTCGGCGCTGCTGGATCTGCGGGTGGTGCCCGAACGCCTGCTGGCCGCCGGGTATTCCTTTCGGCTGCCCACCATCGACAGTGCGCTTTCCGACATCCTGCCCAGACCGGCACCCCGATCCGGGGCGTAA
- a CDS encoding NADPH-dependent FMN reductase yields the protein MDNLRIAVILGANRNGRTGTLVGNWFLEQVGGHSGLDVDVLDVADLDPGDGHGAPVADFGSRVAAADGFVVVTPEYNHGYPGPLKSAIDSARREWFGKPVGFVSYGGRSGGLRAVEQLRAVFSELHTTTLRDTVSFHDAHTVFGPDGVPAQDMSEARLAVRVLVEQLEWWALALREARERRPYPGIESLAR from the coding sequence ATGGACAACCTCCGGATCGCGGTCATCCTGGGCGCGAACCGCAACGGCCGCACCGGCACGCTGGTCGGGAACTGGTTCCTGGAGCAGGTGGGCGGCCACTCCGGCCTGGACGTGGACGTCCTGGACGTGGCGGACCTGGATCCGGGCGACGGCCACGGGGCGCCGGTGGCCGACTTCGGCTCCCGTGTGGCGGCCGCCGACGGGTTCGTCGTCGTCACCCCCGAGTACAACCACGGCTACCCCGGCCCCCTGAAGAGCGCGATCGACTCCGCGCGCCGGGAGTGGTTCGGCAAGCCGGTGGGGTTCGTCTCCTACGGAGGGCGTTCCGGCGGTCTGCGGGCGGTGGAGCAGCTGCGGGCGGTCTTCTCCGAACTGCACACGACCACCCTGCGCGACACCGTGAGCTTCCACGACGCGCACACGGTGTTCGGCCCGGACGGCGTTCCCGCGCAGGACATGTCGGAAGCGCGGCTGGCGGTGCGGGTGCTCGTCGAGCAGCTGGAGTGGTGGGCGCTCGCCCTGCGCGAGGCGCGCGAGCGCCGCCCCTACCCGGGGATCGAGTCCCTCGCACGGTGA